Proteins encoded together in one Cicer arietinum cultivar CDC Frontier isolate Library 1 chromosome 4, Cicar.CDCFrontier_v2.0, whole genome shotgun sequence window:
- the LOC101495124 gene encoding S-formylglutathione hydrolase-like, with translation MGDAVTELSSSKMFGGYNKRYKHYSNTLGCSMNFHIYFPPSPSPSPSDSLDSKNKVLFPVLYWLSGLTCTDENFIFKSGAQRAASQQGVALIVPDTSPRGLNIDGEADSWDFGLGAGFYLNATQEKWKNWRMYDYVVKELPKLLSDNFPQLDTSKASIFGHSMGGHGALTIYLKNLDKYKSVSAFAPIANPTNCPWGQKAFTNYLCGNKSDWEEYDATHLVKKYPNVSTTILIDQGEDDKFLSDQLLPHKFEEACKNGNVPLSLRFQPGYDHSYNFIATFIDDHIQHHAQALRLN, from the exons ATGGGAGACGCAGTGACGGAGTTGAGTAGCTCGAAGATGTTTGGCGGTTACAATAAGAGATACAAACATTACAGCAATACCCTTGGTTGTTCAATGAACTTCCACATTTACTTTCCTCCTTCTCCTTCTCCTTCTCCTTCTGACTCTCTTGATTCTAAGAACAAAGTACTATTCCCTGTTCTCTATTGGCTCTCTGGTCTCACTTGCACCGACGAGAATTTCATTTTCAAGTCAGGTGCTCAACGCGCCGCTTCCCAACAAGGCGTTGCATTGATCGTCCCCGACACTTCTCCAA GAGGCTTGAATATTGATGGAGAAGCCGATTCTTGGGACTTTGGTCTAG GTGCAGGATTTTATCTCAATGCTACACAAGAGAAATGGAAGAATTGGCGTATGTATGATTATGTTGTCAAGGAATTGCCAAAACTTCTAAGTGATAACTTTCCACAGCTTGACACATCAAAAGCTTCTATATTTGGCCATTCTATGGGTGGGCATGGTGCACTAACTATCTACCTGAAAAATCTGGATAAATACAAG TCAGTTTCGGCCTTCGCACCAATAGCAAATCCTACAAATTGTCCTTGGGGACAGAAGGCATTCACTAATTATCTATGTGGCAATAAATCTGATTGGGAG GAATACGACGCCACACATTTGGTAAAGAAGTATCCCAATGTATCTACCACTATTTTGATTGATCAG GGGGAAGATGACAAATTTCTGTCTGATCAACTGCTGCCTCACAAATTCGAAGAGGCATGCAAGAATGGCAATGTTCCGTTGTCGTTACGATTTCAACCTGGTTATGATCACTCCTACAATTTTATTGCCACCTTCATTGATGATCACATCCAGCATCATGCTCAAGCTCTTAGGCTTAATTAA